A stretch of DNA from Rhizobium sp. N324:
GACCTCGCCAATCAATATCTCGACAAGGCGGGTCTGACCAAAAAGGACGCCGAGGGTTTTCGCCTCGGTCAGGACGGCAAGCGCATCACTTTCGCGATCGATGCGCTGACTGGCAGCCCGATCCAGGTCGACGCGCTGGAAATGATCCAGCGCTATTGGCGGGCGGTCGGCATCGACATGCAGCCCCGCCCGGCTGAACGTTCGCTGATCTTCTCCCGCCTGCAGAACAACGACAATGACGGCCTGGGATGGGTCGGCGGCGGCGGCTACGACTTCCTCGGCCTGCTCGATCCCAAATGGTATTTCCCGCACGAATACGAGTCGAGCTTCGCGACGGCATGGGGTCTCTATTACCAGAACCCCAAGGATCCGAATGCTCAGGAACCGAGCCCGGCCGCCAAGAAGCAGATGGATCTCTACCGGCAGGTGCAGGAAGCCCCGACGTTGGAAAAACAGCTTGAAGCCATGAAGGAACTGCTGGCGATCACCCGAGACGAATTCTACGTCATCGGCACCAATCTCGAGCCGGATCGCGTCGGCATCGTCAAGACCAATATGCACAACGTTCCGAAGGTCATCCCCAGCACGTCCTTCTATATGACGCCGGGACCAGCGAAGCCCGAGACCTTCTACTACCAGCAGTAAAGACACTCCGATCGGCGGAATGGCGTCCCTCGGCGCCATTCCCAAAGCACAGCCTCGCCCCATCACCCAATGCGATCGGCGACTTGCCGGTCGAAGGAGCTTGAACATGGCCGGCTTCATCATCAGACGTCTGCTCTACATGATCCCGATGATGTTCGCGATCTCGGTCGTGACCTTCATCATCATCCAGCTGCCGCCGGGCGATTTCCTGACCGCGATGACGGCGCGTCTTGCTTCGCAGAACGAGACCATCGATCCCGGCGTCATCGCCGGCCTGCGCGAGCGCTACGGCCTCGATCAGCCCTGGGCGGTGCAATATTGGAAATGGATCAGCGGCATCCTGCTGCGCGGCGATTTCGGCCAGTCCCTCGATTGGAACAAGCCGGTCAGCGAGCTGATCTGGGCGCGCATGGGCCTGACCATGGTGGTCTCGGTCACCACACTGCTCTTCGTCTGGGCGGTGGCCTTTCCGATCGGCATCTATTCGGCGGTGCGGCAATATTCGGTCGGCGATTATTTCGCCACCTTCTTCGGCTTTCTCGGGCTTGCCATTCCGAACTTCCTGCTGGCGCTGGTGCTGATGTTCGTGTCCGCGCAGTATTTCGGCCAAAGCGTCGGCGGCCTGTTTTCGCCCCTCTATATCAACGCCGCCTGGAGCTGGGCCAAGCTCGGCGATCTCATTTCGCACATGTGGATCCCGGTCGTCGTGCTCGGCACCGGTGCGACGGCGGCGCTGATCCGCATCATGCGCGCCAATCTGCTCGACGAACTCAACAAACCCTATGTCGACATGGCGCGGGCCCGGGGCCTGAGCGAAATCCGGCTGCTGCTGAAATATCCGGTGCGCGTCGCGCTCAACCCCTTCGTCTCGACGGTCGGCTGGGTGCTGCCGCACCTCGTCTCGGGTTCGGTGGTGGTCTCCATCGTCCTCAGCCTGCCGATCACAGGACCGCTGCTGCTCAACGCCCTGTTTGCCCAGGACATGTATCTCGCCGGCACCTTCATCCTGCTGATGAGCATGCTGACGCTGATCGGCACGCTGATCTCCGATCTGCTGCTCGCCTGGCTCGATCCCCGCATCCGCAACGGCTGAAGGAGGACAGATATGACCGATCACGCTATCGCGCTGGTGCCTGAAGCCGTTCGCAATTCCGATGCGGTCGCCGGCCAGTGGAAACTGATCTGGCGCCGCTTCCGCCGCCACCGGCTGGCGCTTGGGGCGGGCGTCGTCATCCTGCTGATTTACCTGGTCGCCCTGTTTGCCGAGGTCATCGCTCCGGTTTCATCGCAGACCTACGATTCCCGCTACACCTACGCGCCGCCCCAGCGGCTCAAAGTCGCCGGCTACGACGCAGCGGGGCAGTTTCATCCGCTCTATGTCAACGGCTATTCGATGAAGGTCGATCCGATCGCGCTCAGCCGCACCTATTTGCCTGATCCCGCCGTCGTCATTCCCGTCGGGTTCTTCGTCAAAGGCGAGCCCTATCGGTTCTGGGGACTGTTCGATTTCGACCGTCACCTGATCGGCCCGGTCGAAGCGGGCAAACCCTTCTACCTCTTCGGCGCCGATCGCCTCGGCCGCGACGTCTTCAGCCGAACAGTGCACGGCACGCGTGTCTCAATGTCCGTCGGGCTGATCGGTGTGGCGATCAGCCTCCTCCTCGGGATCATCCTCGGCGGCATCTCCGGTCTTTACGGCGGTTGGGTGGACGATGTCATCCAGCGTTCGATCGAGCTCATCAACTCGATCCCGACCATCCCGCTATGGATGGGCCTTGCGGCTGCCGTTCCGATCAGCGCCGATCCGATCCTCGTCTATCTCTGGATCACGATCATCCTGTCGCTGATCGGCTGGACCGATCTGGCGCGCGTGGTGCGCGGACGCTTCCTGTCGCTGAAGACCGAGGACTTCGTCATCGCCGCCCATCTCGATGGCTGTTCGCGGATGCGCATCATCTGGCGGCACATGGTGCCGTCCTTCATGAGCCACATCATCGCCTCGGTCACGCTCGCCATTCCGACGATGATTCTCGCCGAAACCGCGCTCTCCTTCCTCGGCATTGGCCTGCGGCCGCCGGTGGTCAGCTGGGGCGTGCTGCTCCAGGAGGCCCAGAACATTCTCGCGGTCTCGAGCGCGCCCTGGCTGTTTCTTCCGGGCCTGGCGGTGATCGTCACGGTGCTCGCCCTCAATTTCCTTGGTGATGGACTACGCGATGCTGCAGATCCCTATGAATACTGACGTCAATTTCGCTGCTGGCGGCGGCCGGAGCCCGCATCGCGACGCGCTGATCGAGGTCGATGGCCTCAGGACCCATTTCTTCGGCGGCGCGGGCACGGTGAGGGCGGTCGATGGCGTCTCCTTTTCCATCCCGCGCGGCAAGACGGTTTGCGTTGTCGGTGAATCCGGGTCGGGCAAGAGCATCACCGGTCGCTCGATTCTCAACCAGGTGCCGCGCGGCGGGCGGATCGTGTCGGGCGCGATTCGCTATCGGCCCGATCCGGCCGCACCCGCCATCGATCTCGCGGCGCTCGATCCGCGCGGCCGCGACATGCGGGCGATCCGCGGCGCCCAGATCGGCCTGATCAGCCAGGAGCCGATGGCGGCGCTCTCACCCGTCCATACGATCGGCAACCAGATGGTGGAGGTGATCCGCCTGCATCTCAAGATGGGCCGCAAGGAAGCGCGCGAACATGCCATCGAGACCCTGGCTCTCGTCGGTATTCCCAGGCCGGCCGAGCGCATGGAAAGTTATGCCTTCCAGTTTTCCGGCGGCATGCGTCAGCGCGTCTGCATCGCGCTGGCGCTCGCCTGCCGTCCGAAACTGCTGATCGCCGACGAACCGACCACGGCGCTCGATGTGACCACTCAGGCCAATATCCTCGATCTCCTCGCCTCGCTGCAGGCAGAGTTCGGGCTCTCGGTGCTGTTCGTCACCCATGATCTCGGCGTGGTGGCCGAGATCGCCGACGAGGTCGTCGTCATGTATGTCGGCCGGGTGGTGGAAGCGGGTGATGTCGACACGATCTTCCACGCGCCCGTTCATCCCTACACCAAGGCCCTGCTGCAATCGGTGCCGCGCATGCACGGGCAGCCGAGCGAACGGCTCGCCACCATCGATGGCATGGTGCCCTCGCGTTTCGAGCGGCCGAAGGGCTGCAGCTTTCATCCCCGGTGCAGAGAGGCGAGGGCAGGGCTCTGCGATCAAGAAGATCCTGGGTCCGCTGTTATCGGCGACGGGCACGTCGCCAGCTGCCTGCTTTACGAAGGAAGACAATGATGGCCGATCCCATGACGCAGCCAAGCCCGCTGCTGGAACTCAACGATCTCAAAATGCACTTCCCCATCCGCAAGGGCGCGTTCCGACGGGTCGTCGGGCATGTCAAGGCGGTCGACGGCGTTTCGCTTCGCGTCGAGGACGGCGAGACGCTCGGCATTGTCGGCGAATCCGGCTGCGGCAAGTCGACGCTCGCCCGCACGGTGCTGCGCATCTACCAGCCGACGAGCGGCGAGATCCGCTACCGCGACCGGAGCGGCGGCACGGTCGACCTCGCGGCCCTCTCAGGCCCCGCCCTCAAGGAAATCCATCGCGACCTGCGCATCGTCTTTCAGGACCCGCAATCCTCGCTCAATCCGCGCCTTCCCGTCATCGACATCATCGGCGAAGTGCTTGGTGTCAACGGCATCGCCAAGGGCCGGGAACTGGAGCACCGGGTCGCCGAGCTCATGCAGAGTGTGGGCCTGCGGCCCGAATATATGCGCCGTTATCCGCATGCCTTCTCCGGCGGCGAACGCCAGCGCATCGGGATTGCCCGGGCGCTGGCGTCCAACCCGCGGCTCGTCATCGCCGACGAGGCCGTCTCGGCGCTCGATGTCAGCGTGCAGGCCCAGACCATCAACCTCTTGCAGGATCTGCAGGAACAATTCGGCCTAACCTATCTCTTCGTCGCCCACGATCTTTCGGTTGTTCGGCACATCTCGGATAACATTGCCGTCATGTATGTCGGCCGGGTGGTCGAAAAGGCGCCGACGGAGCAGATCTTTTCGCGCCCGCTCCATCCCTACACCGAGGCGCTGCTGTCGGCCGTGCCCATCGCCGATCCCAGGCTGCGCCGCCACGGCAAGCGCATCCGGTTGGGTGGCGAGGTCGCCGACCCCGCGCATCCGCCGCCCGGCTGCGCATTTCATCCGCGCTGCCGCTACGCCACCGAGCTTTGCAGCCAGGAGGTGCCGGCCCTGCGCACCGTCACGGCTGATGGCCACGCGGCGGCCTGCCATTATGCCGAATCCCTGACCCTCAATCCTTTTGCCGACCGTACCGTTGCGGAGTTCAATTGATGCCCGAATTCATTCCCCGCTCCGAGCAGCGTCCCATCGTGGATACCTCCTCCAGGACGCTCGATCTCATTTACTTCGACCTCGTCACGCTTCCGGCCGACGGCCGGGACACGCGGCGGCTGCCCTTGCACGAAAGCCTCTACGTCGTGCTGTCGGGGCAGGTGGATATTGCGGTGGATGAGGTCCCGTTCGAAGCGGTGGGCCGGCGGGCCGATATCTGGGGAGGCAATGCGGATTCGGTTTACGCGCCGGTCGACGCCGATGTCCGGATATCGGCCCGTGGCGGTCCGGCGGAAGTCGCCATCGCCGGCGGCCTGTGCGACACGCGATATGCGCCGTTCCGGGTGACCCCCGACGAGGTCGATGCGGTCAATGTCGGCTCGCCGGATACGCATAGCCAGCGGCGGATCGCCCACCTGCTCGGCCAGCGGCAGAACGGGCGCTGCGGCAATCTGCTGGTGAGCGAGCTCTATGCCGGCGAAGGCTGCTGGTCGGGCTATCCTCCCCATAAGCACGATACGGAAGACGGCGATGCCGAGACGTTGCACGAGGAGCTCTATCACTATCGTTTCCAGCCCGAGACGGGCTTCGGCAGCCAGATCACCTATGACGACAACGGCCCGGTCAAGATCCTGATGACCCGCAACGGCGATACTGTCCTGGTCGATCGGGGTTACCATCCGACCGTCACCTCGCCTGGCCACCGCGGTTACATCTTCACCATCCTCGTTGGCAAGCATCGCCGGGGCCTGATCCAGCGCTTTGATCCGGCGCATCAGCATCTGACCAAAACCATCCCCGGCATCGATGCGATGCGCGAAAAGTTCAGATAGCCTGCGCCGGCTCGGTCGGCATCGCCAGATTTCCGTCTTGGGAGAGATGAACCATGCGTGAGCGTACGCGAATAAACGTTGATGCCGGCCAAGCCGTGCGCCCTTTCAACCGGTTCTGGCGCGGCACCGGCTTTTCGCCCGCCGAGCTGCTGCTCGAACCCGAAATGCGCCAGATGCTCGCCTATATGGGCGGCCTGCCGAACGAGGGCATCCGGTTCCTGCGCGTCCATTATCTCTACAATCTGCTGCGCTCGACCGGTGGTCTTGGCGGCTACGACTGGTCACTGCTCGACCGGGCGCTCGACGTAATGATCGAGCACCGCCTGAAGCCCTTCTTCGAGCTGATGGGCAATCCCTCGGGCCTCTTCACTGACTATGAGGACATGGATCAGGTCAGGCGCTGGCGGGACCTGGTGACGGCAACGGCCGATCGCTACGGCGCGCGCTGCGGCATGGACGAATTGCGGACATGGTGCTTCGAAACGACGAACGAGGCCGATTCCGGCTGGTGGACCTATGGCATAAAGGGCTACACCAACTATTACGACGCCTGCGTCGCAGGGCTCGATGCGGTCGATCCCAGCCTGCCGATGGGCGGCCCCGGCACCGCCCGTACGCTCTCGCCGATCTTTCGCGCCCTGATCGCCCATTGCGACAGCGGCACGAGCTGCCTGACTGGCGAGGGCCCGCCACGCCTCGACTACATCTCGATCCACGAAAAGGGCGTCAACGGCAGCAAGGACGACCTCACCCCGAAAACCAGCGCCATCGTCGACCGCACGCTGCTCGTCGTCGATTATCTCAAGGAGCATCATCCGCGGCTGGTGGGTCTGCCGATCATAAACGACGAATGCGACCCGCAGCTCGGTTGGAGCGATCATCACAGCTGGCACGGCAAGGCCTACTACGCCGGCATCATCGCCCGTATCATCGAGCAGCACGACCGGCGCATCATCGCGCCGAAGGCGGCGAATTTCACCTTCCTCAGCAATGACCACGCCTTTATCGGCGGCTGGAGCCAGCGCACGATCTTCGCCTATTTCGGCTCGCGCAATTTCACCAAGGCGCAGTGGGAGCACAAGACCGATCTGGACCGGCTGGTGACCGACATCGACAGGGCGCCGCCCTTCGACATCATCAAGAAGCCTGGTCTCACATCGATGGAGCTGCTGGCGACGCTCGGTGACACCGTCTGCAAGGTGACGGCCGAGCCGCCGCTCGCGCCCGATCAGGATGGCTTGGCGATCCTGCCGACACGGTTGCCGGGCGGCGGCGTTTCGATCAGCCTCATCCACAGCGTCGATGCCATCAACCGCTCGGGCCGGACCGCCGTGCGGCTTGAGGTCGGCGGGCTTGCTCCCGGCCGCCATGCGCTGTGCCTGCTGCGCATCGATGAGGAATTCACCAATCCGATGGAGGTCTGGGAGGCCCAGCGCGACGAAAGCAATCCGCGCGGGCCTTTCGAGCCGGTCGGCGCGCCGCCCGTGCCTGATGAAGCGCAGTTTGCCGAATTGCGCCGCGCGCAAGAGCCTGCCCTGCTGCATCCGATCAGCGTCGTCGAATGCGACGAGGGCCGGATCAGCGTCGATCTCGACGTGCCGTTGCCGTCGCTGACGCAGGTGCTCGTCGTCCCCGACACCGGCGCGCGCCCGGCCGCACCCACCGGCCTCGTCGTCGAACGTTACCTCGGTCTTGGCGGCCGGGAAGAGCGGATGCTGTTCTGGGCGGCCGGCGACGGCAGTCCCGCCATCTTCTACGATGTCTTCACCAGCACCGACGGCAAGACCTTTGAAAAGGTCAGTCCGGTGCCGCTGATCTCGACGGCATTCCTGCACATGTCGCCGCCGGAGGGCGCGCAGTATGCGGTGCGCGCCCGCGATGCCTTCGGCCGCGGGAGCGAGCTCTGTGTTTCCAGCCGATGAGCAGGGGCATCATGGATATCGCCTATTTCACCAAGACCCTGGAAGGCCTGCCTCTGGAGACGGCGGCGGAGATCACGGCGGAGCTGGGCTTCGACTGTGCCGATCTTCTCGTTCGCGACGGCCATGCCGTTTCTCCCGGCCGGCCGGAGGAAATCGTCAAGGCCGCAAAGCTCTTTGCCTCGGCCGGCCTCCGCATCCCGATGGCGACCATCGATTCCACGCGGCCCGACGTTGCTGCGTCGCGTCTTCTCGGCTTCTGCGGTGAGGCCGGCATCGGCCAGGTCCGGCTCGGCTTCTGGCGTTATGATCCGTCCCGGCGCTGGAAGGCTCAGGCCGATGAGGCGCGGCGTGACCTCGATGGTTTCGAACGCCTTGCCGAACGCTTCGCCGTCAAGCTGACGATCCAGCTTCACGGCGGAACCCTGCACAGCTCCGGTGCGCTGGCGGCGCAACTGCTGGCCGGGCGCGATCCGATGAGGATCGGCGCCTATCCCGACCCGGCCAATCAGCTCATTCGCGAGGGCAGTGAAGACTGGCGTCTGACCCTCGATCTTCTCGATCCTTGGTTCTGCTGCATGGGTGTCAAGAATTGCGGTTGGTTTCCCGGCGCTCACGGCGCCCGCGGCCAGCGTGCATGGCATTCGGACTGGTATGGGCTCGACGAAGGCATGGTGCCCTGGAACGACATCGTCCCGCATCTGGTTGCCACCGGATTTGCCGGCGTGCTCTCGATGCATTCGCAATACCGGCTTGCCCGGGACCAGGCGCTCGACAAGGCCCGCGCCGATCTTGCCCATCTCAGGCGCCTCGTCGCCGCAGCGAAAGAGTAGAACCATGAGCAAACAGGCTCCCGTCATCTCAGTCCTTTTGACCGAAAAGACCCGCCGCATGATGCTGGACGATGCGGCGACCGCCCGGTTGAACGGCCTCGGCGAGGTGCGCTGGGCGGCCGGTGCCACGATCGACGCTGCCGATATCGACCGGTTGCTGCAAGGCGCCACGGCCTGCCTCACCGGATGGGGCACGCCGCCCTTCGATCCGGCCCTGCGGCAGCGTCATCCGCGCCTTTCTCTCGTCGCTCATTCCGCAGGCAGCATCCGCACACTCGTTCCGGCGGGCCTGTTCGATGACGGCCTTCGCGTCAGCCACGCCGCCTCGAAAATTGCCGCCTCGGTTGCCGAGTTCGTCGTCGCCGAAGCGCTGCTCGCCATGCGCGGCATTCACCGGCTGCATCATCAATTGCGTGGCGGCGGTGAATGGCTCGACGTCCGCGCCGCCGTGCCGCAAAGATTGCTCGGCGCCAGAACGATTGGCATCGTCGGCGCCGGATATGTCGGGCGGGCAGTCATGCGCCTGCTCGTGCCATTCGGTTGCCGCGTGCTTGTTGTCGATCCCTATCTCGACGACAGCGAGGCCGCGGCACTCGGCGTCGTCAGAACGGAACTGAACGATGTGCTGGCGCAAAGCGATGTGATTTCCCTGCATGCGCCCGTCCTGCCGGAAACGCGTGGGATGATCGGCGCCCACGAGTTGGCGCTGCTTCGCCCCGGCGCGCTGTTCATCAACACCGCGCGGGCCGAGCTGGTCGATGAGGCCGCATTGCTTGCCGAGCTCCGCTCCGGCCGCATCGAGGCGGCTCTCGATGTCTTCGACAATGAACCGCTGCCTCAGGACAGCCCGTTCCGCGATCCCGGGCTCACCAATGTCACCATTTCGCCGCATGCCGCCGGCCACACCGAGGAGGCGCATTTCGCCCAAGGGCAGGCCATGGTGGACGAGATCGGCCGGCTGCTGCGCGACGAACCGCTCCAACATGAAGTGTCGCGCGCCATGCTCGAGCGGATGGCGTGAGCATGGACAGGAACATCGGAGGTTCCGTGACGGCGCCGCGCATCAGAATTGTCGAGATCGATGCCTTCGAGCGCGATGTCAGCCTGCGC
This window harbors:
- a CDS encoding 5-deoxy-glucuronate isomerase, with translation MPEFIPRSEQRPIVDTSSRTLDLIYFDLVTLPADGRDTRRLPLHESLYVVLSGQVDIAVDEVPFEAVGRRADIWGGNADSVYAPVDADVRISARGGPAEVAIAGGLCDTRYAPFRVTPDEVDAVNVGSPDTHSQRRIAHLLGQRQNGRCGNLLVSELYAGEGCWSGYPPHKHDTEDGDAETLHEELYHYRFQPETGFGSQITYDDNGPVKILMTRNGDTVLVDRGYHPTVTSPGHRGYIFTILVGKHRRGLIQRFDPAHQHLTKTIPGIDAMREKFR
- a CDS encoding ABC transporter permease, coding for MTDHAIALVPEAVRNSDAVAGQWKLIWRRFRRHRLALGAGVVILLIYLVALFAEVIAPVSSQTYDSRYTYAPPQRLKVAGYDAAGQFHPLYVNGYSMKVDPIALSRTYLPDPAVVIPVGFFVKGEPYRFWGLFDFDRHLIGPVEAGKPFYLFGADRLGRDVFSRTVHGTRVSMSVGLIGVAISLLLGIILGGISGLYGGWVDDVIQRSIELINSIPTIPLWMGLAAAVPISADPILVYLWITIILSLIGWTDLARVVRGRFLSLKTEDFVIAAHLDGCSRMRIIWRHMVPSFMSHIIASVTLAIPTMILAETALSFLGIGLRPPVVSWGVLLQEAQNILAVSSAPWLFLPGLAVIVTVLALNFLGDGLRDAADPYEY
- a CDS encoding ABC transporter permease — translated: MAGFIIRRLLYMIPMMFAISVVTFIIIQLPPGDFLTAMTARLASQNETIDPGVIAGLRERYGLDQPWAVQYWKWISGILLRGDFGQSLDWNKPVSELIWARMGLTMVVSVTTLLFVWAVAFPIGIYSAVRQYSVGDYFATFFGFLGLAIPNFLLALVLMFVSAQYFGQSVGGLFSPLYINAAWSWAKLGDLISHMWIPVVVLGTGATAALIRIMRANLLDELNKPYVDMARARGLSEIRLLLKYPVRVALNPFVSTVGWVLPHLVSGSVVVSIVLSLPITGPLLLNALFAQDMYLAGTFILLMSMLTLIGTLISDLLLAWLDPRIRNG
- a CDS encoding ABC transporter ATP-binding protein → MNTDVNFAAGGGRSPHRDALIEVDGLRTHFFGGAGTVRAVDGVSFSIPRGKTVCVVGESGSGKSITGRSILNQVPRGGRIVSGAIRYRPDPAAPAIDLAALDPRGRDMRAIRGAQIGLISQEPMAALSPVHTIGNQMVEVIRLHLKMGRKEAREHAIETLALVGIPRPAERMESYAFQFSGGMRQRVCIALALACRPKLLIADEPTTALDVTTQANILDLLASLQAEFGLSVLFVTHDLGVVAEIADEVVVMYVGRVVEAGDVDTIFHAPVHPYTKALLQSVPRMHGQPSERLATIDGMVPSRFERPKGCSFHPRCREARAGLCDQEDPGSAVIGDGHVASCLLYEGRQ
- a CDS encoding ABC transporter ATP-binding protein: MADPMTQPSPLLELNDLKMHFPIRKGAFRRVVGHVKAVDGVSLRVEDGETLGIVGESGCGKSTLARTVLRIYQPTSGEIRYRDRSGGTVDLAALSGPALKEIHRDLRIVFQDPQSSLNPRLPVIDIIGEVLGVNGIAKGRELEHRVAELMQSVGLRPEYMRRYPHAFSGGERQRIGIARALASNPRLVIADEAVSALDVSVQAQTINLLQDLQEQFGLTYLFVAHDLSVVRHISDNIAVMYVGRVVEKAPTEQIFSRPLHPYTEALLSAVPIADPRLRRHGKRIRLGGEVADPAHPPPGCAFHPRCRYATELCSQEVPALRTVTADGHAAACHYAESLTLNPFADRTVAEFN
- a CDS encoding sugar phosphate isomerase/epimerase family protein gives rise to the protein MDIAYFTKTLEGLPLETAAEITAELGFDCADLLVRDGHAVSPGRPEEIVKAAKLFASAGLRIPMATIDSTRPDVAASRLLGFCGEAGIGQVRLGFWRYDPSRRWKAQADEARRDLDGFERLAERFAVKLTIQLHGGTLHSSGALAAQLLAGRDPMRIGAYPDPANQLIREGSEDWRLTLDLLDPWFCCMGVKNCGWFPGAHGARGQRAWHSDWYGLDEGMVPWNDIVPHLVATGFAGVLSMHSQYRLARDQALDKARADLAHLRRLVAAAKE
- a CDS encoding GH39 family glycosyl hydrolase; protein product: MRERTRINVDAGQAVRPFNRFWRGTGFSPAELLLEPEMRQMLAYMGGLPNEGIRFLRVHYLYNLLRSTGGLGGYDWSLLDRALDVMIEHRLKPFFELMGNPSGLFTDYEDMDQVRRWRDLVTATADRYGARCGMDELRTWCFETTNEADSGWWTYGIKGYTNYYDACVAGLDAVDPSLPMGGPGTARTLSPIFRALIAHCDSGTSCLTGEGPPRLDYISIHEKGVNGSKDDLTPKTSAIVDRTLLVVDYLKEHHPRLVGLPIINDECDPQLGWSDHHSWHGKAYYAGIIARIIEQHDRRIIAPKAANFTFLSNDHAFIGGWSQRTIFAYFGSRNFTKAQWEHKTDLDRLVTDIDRAPPFDIIKKPGLTSMELLATLGDTVCKVTAEPPLAPDQDGLAILPTRLPGGGVSISLIHSVDAINRSGRTAVRLEVGGLAPGRHALCLLRIDEEFTNPMEVWEAQRDESNPRGPFEPVGAPPVPDEAQFAELRRAQEPALLHPISVVECDEGRISVDLDVPLPSLTQVLVVPDTGARPAAPTGLVVERYLGLGGREERMLFWAAGDGSPAIFYDVFTSTDGKTFEKVSPVPLISTAFLHMSPPEGAQYAVRARDAFGRGSELCVSSR
- a CDS encoding hydroxyacid dehydrogenase, which codes for MSKQAPVISVLLTEKTRRMMLDDAATARLNGLGEVRWAAGATIDAADIDRLLQGATACLTGWGTPPFDPALRQRHPRLSLVAHSAGSIRTLVPAGLFDDGLRVSHAASKIAASVAEFVVAEALLAMRGIHRLHHQLRGGGEWLDVRAAVPQRLLGARTIGIVGAGYVGRAVMRLLVPFGCRVLVVDPYLDDSEAAALGVVRTELNDVLAQSDVISLHAPVLPETRGMIGAHELALLRPGALFINTARAELVDEAALLAELRSGRIEAALDVFDNEPLPQDSPFRDPGLTNVTISPHAAGHTEEAHFAQGQAMVDEIGRLLRDEPLQHEVSRAMLERMA